The Leishmania donovani BPK282A1 complete genome, chromosome 1 genome contains the following window.
cgctgctgtcctcCCTCTTGCTGTTTAAGCCGATGCTGCACGACATGCGGTACCTGGCGCAGCATCTTCTTCTGCCGCGACACGCCTGGCAACACCACCAGCGGGAGTGGGTCATTGTGTATGAAGATGTCGCCGTGACGCTGCGCGaccgcctctctcgctaCCGCCGTGCCTCGATGCGTAGCAGAGGGCGAGATGGTGAAGTAGTGACCAACGACGAGGATGGCACGGAGGACCGGGACGCCGCCAGCATCCTCACAGGCATGCAGCGGCTGTTTCCGGCGTctgagctgcagcacctctggCACACCCTATGGGAGCTGCTTGGCGCCGCGTGGCGCCAGCGCGACCGCCTCTGGGGTGCCTACCGCTACCTGCACGGCCCACGCCGTCTGCCTCCGCTGTGTCTGAGTGGACAAGCGccgtgcgcggtgccgcctgGCGTCCACGCATGCCCAATCATGCGCGAGCAGTACGAGGCGTATATTGCCCGCGTGCATGCCTTGAcagcctccccctcccacgctGTGCCCgatgcgccggcggcaccgcacgCGGAGGACAGCTGCGCCTTCGGCCCCTTCACGAGCGCCGATATCGGCATCTCGGCACGGCGGCTGtacgtgctgcggcagccgctagcggcggtgctgcggacGCTGCGGGTGTCAGTTCCTCCAGCCGGTCGTGACCCTCTcgtcacctccgccaccgcccctgTTGGCTTCCAGTACGTCGACGACCCTGTGCCCAACGGACAGGCAaacacgccggcgccgacgacggaCGCGGCAACGCCTCTCGTCGTCCCGCTCTTCGACACCACCAACCAGGACGCGCAgctggctgcagcagcggtacCGTACGTGTCTCCGGAGGTGTACGTGTCGCTGCagcaagagcggcagcgacagcgacggcgagctGCCTCGTGTAGTGCATTGCCGGTGGTCTCGTGGCCGCCCGTGCACTCCTTCTCTGACGACGTGTGGAACGCGGCGGTTGtcgtgctggaggcggcgctcagCGGCTTCTGCGCGACGGATGCATCCATGTGCCACCTCGCGCTGCCATCCGttcacagcagcggcgtcgatcTACTCGATGAGCGAACGGCAATGTCgcgctcctcgtcatcgtcttCGGTGTACTCgggggtgctgctgctgctgacggagcGCCATGTGCTGCCGAGGGCTGCGGCGCACAACTTTCTATATGCGGCGCTGTACCATCTGCAGGTGGCGCTGAACAAGGGCGGTTGCGAGGATGTCGACAATCATggcggcatcgacggcgccaaGGCGCTCCGGCAAGggagtggcagcggcgacggtacggcggcagcggtactACCATCGCCGACGCGCCTTGCTCGCGAATGGGTGCGCTACCTCTGCAGCGCCTACGGGCCGGCATGTCTGAAGGACGGCGGGATCTTGGCAGAGGTGGCCAGTAAGGGGCTCTGCTGGCGCCGGTCGGAGCGGTGGAACGCGTTCGGGATGGCCCACGTCACGGCCACGACGGCGAGTACGACGGCCGCTTGTGCGGATGGCTGGCCATCCGCCTCGTCGTTCACGCCACTGGAGACAGTCGGCGGCGTGAGCGGCAACAGccgtgcgccggcggctgcggcggagcagcaccgctcgactcacgccggtggcggcccGTCGTCCCCCGCTTACCTGTCGAcccccgcgccgccgctcgcagAACACCTGAGCGGCAGACATCACGGCCCTGCAGCGTTCGCCATGCCCGCCCTTGCAGACACCTCCGTTGGTGTGGGCACACCGGGGGACGCCGACGGTGGCagagacgcagcggcgctgtcgcggctGCCACAGCGGCTGGATCGCACCTTCAACGCCCTCGACACGCCACTCCTGCGCCTACTGAGCCTCGAGCATTACCGCGCAGCGCCCGAAGGAAAAGCTGGCAGTGCCGGCGTATCGCCCGCGGGACCGAAGCTGAgcagagaggcagcagcgacggtgaACCGCCCCgcatgcggcgccgcagacgaTGCCGGCGACTTGTGGGCGGTCCTTTCCAGTTAccttcgccgctgcacgatgacagcagcagcgacgggtGCCTCAGCTACGCCTGCAGGGAAGGCGAACGGCGCTGTGACGGAAGCGGCTGACGCGGACTGCGTTGATGAGCTGCTACGACTGCTTTTCTGCTGCCTTGTCCGCACAACGCGGTGCTACCGCGTCCACGAtggcgcgcgcaccgccttcgCTGGCAGTGCTGCCTGCAAGGGCGATGCGCCGGTGGATGTGGAGTGGTGCCAGTACGCCGCCATGAATCACCCATTCTttcgcggcgtcgccgagcgCGGCCTGCTGACAACGTACATGACGGCTTCCtgctgcaacggcggcggcggcggcggggagTTCAGCGATTTCGCCTTTGCGACAGCGACTCTACCGGCGCTCAACCTTTATGTCcccgctgcggtgctgctggccacCGTGCGCGAGATGGAGGCTACGTGGAAGGtgagcggcgtcgacgtcTGCTCCGAGCGTGTGGTGAAGCAGGCGACTTCCTTGCGTACGCTGATCGGGGACGACATGCGGGCCTGGGAGGCAAGCGCCGCGGctcgcggcggtggaagcGGGGGTCGCATGCatcagcaacaacagcagtACCTCCTGCTCGCGAACCCGTTCGTGGACATggcagcgacgctgctgccatcACCGGTGCACCGCGCGCGGCGTGCCCTGGATGGTGTCCTCTCCCCGATAGACTTCGACCTTGCAGCACAGCTCGACCACacgcaccagctgcgccgcctgttgtacagcgacagcgatgacgccgccggcgatgatCGAGGGCGCGGCAAgaaaggcgcagctgctgcgcgtgttCGAGCCTACCTGAAGTCCTTGCTGATGCCGAACACTGAGCGCGGCACGGACGGCGTCGACTCTCACGTCGTCTACTCGCCCTTCTACCCGCTTCCTCCGACCCTCCGCGGAGAGGTGTGGGGGTGCCTCCTGTGCGTGCCGCCATCCGCGTGCGCCCGGGaggccctcctcgcccacgCCGTCCACCACACCGCCGCCAAGCCGACGCCGCACGACCGGCAGCTCTCGGTCGACATTCCACGATGCCACGCTTACCACCCGCTGCTCAGCTCCTCGTCTGGATCTGCGCAGCTCAAGCGCATCTTGCGGGCGTGGTTGTACCTCCACCCTGAGCACGCCTACTGGCAAGGGCTCGACAGCGTCTGTGCCGTCCTGCTGACCGTCAGCAACAGGGATGAGGCGCtcgtgctggcgcagctcaaCGCCCTCGTCAACCGCTTCATCGCTCACGACGAGGACTGTGAGAGGCCTCGCGCCTCtggcatcggcagcggcgccgtcgaggtgCCGTTCCAGGATCGTAGCACGATCCCTAGCGGTGACAGCAGTCTGGGCCCGCcccgcgccggtgccgcgacgtcgccgctgccgccggccaGGAAGCCGACCATGgcggagcagctccgccgcctcgtggTCGTGCTACGCTACTGCGACCCGCTTCTGGCGCACCACCTCTTCGACGTCCTCGGCTGCACACCGGAGCTGTACGCCATCAGCTGGCTGCTGACGCTCTTCTCGCACAGCCTGCCGACACGCAAGGTCTACCTCCTGTGGGACCTCCTGTTTGTGGAGGACGACGCTGCCTGCCTCGTAGTGctctgcgccgtcgtcattATTCACAAGCGCGAGGTCCTGCTGAGCACGGACTTCTCCGGCTGCCTTGCgtccttcagcagcggcgcatccTCCATAAacgtcgcagctgccgtcggcgacgcgcggTGGCTGATGAAAGCtgtgccgccgtcggtgctagcgccgccgccgccggtgtcgTCGGACGACCGCAAGGATGCGCAACAGTCGCTGTATGGCTGTGGGCATGACGATGCCGGCGCAGCCATCGGCCGCcccctcggcagcagcggcgacgacggcagcggtgtcgccgcggtggcgctcctcgccgtcgaggacgtggccgccgcgctcgcagCGTCCGCAGCAGCGATCAGTGAAGGTGCTGACTGCgacagggaggagggaagcaGCGGGCCGCACTGGttcgacagcggcgtctaCCTTGTGGATGTGCGCGAGCAGCCGGCGGAGAAAGCCCTGCGGGATTCGGTCCTCGGCGCCATCAGCGTGCCGCTGTGCACAGCGGCACGTCGGAAGGCGCACGCCTCTGCAGGGTCAGGAGCGGCGCTTCAGCGTCGCGAGGGATCTGATGCGTGCGCCAGTGCAGTCACCGACGAGGTTGGCGACGTTgacagcgacgctgccggtgctggaTGGGGTATtgtggagcagcaggagcggatgcaggagcagcagcgggcggagcaggacgccgcggcgcggcaggtCGAagatgccgcagcggccatTGTCCGCCACGTCGGAAACCCGGCCATGGCTGCCATCATACCACGAGTCTGGAGGGCCACCAAAAATcatgctgcaccgccgctgccgccgccacaacCATCGTTGTTATCGTGTCCGTGGCCGGTGCACCCGATCGTGCTGAAGGCGTCGCGTGCCCCGCATGTAGTGCTGCTAACATCTGGCGTTGTGGATGCGCACGAGCTGCCGCTCGCCCACCAGCTCGGCGTGAAGCTCAACGCGTGTGGGGTGCACAATGTCAGCATACTGCGTGGCGGTGTCGCcagcgtgcggcgtgcgctaCCGGAGCTGGTGGTGCGTCGTGCGCCATCCACGTAGAGGGCGTGCTCGGTTTCTGCTTGCTTGCTcggccccgccgccgccggcgccggccttGCCTCCAGCTTGAAAGACGATGCAAATCGCTCACCTAACGGCTCGCCCGCCTTTCCGCTCGAGGGCTATAGCTATCtacctatatatatatatatacgtcATCATGCGCCTCGCGGACATGGTGGcagggtggggggggggggcgggggttGCTTCACGGAGGCAAGGGCCGCTGTCCTCTGCTGCTTCCCTTTCCACcggccaccacggccgcACACGGGCGACCACGTGACCCTGTACCACTACTCGAGCGACCGCCGATGTCGATGGTTCTACGAGCAACCCTGcacgccctctcctccatctcgCCCCCTCTGGCCGGTGTGCACACGCGTTTCCGTCTGTGCCTACGCGTGCGCGTACtcgggcacacacacacacacacacacgtatcCGCCAGCCAAGTTCGCCACCAAGCATTGAGCAGCAGGACGAAACCGTCCCCTTCcttggcgcgcgcgcggacGCAAGCATCTTGACATACACAATGGTGCAGCTCACCATCACCAACGCCAGAGGAGCAACCCTGTGCCGAGTTAGCCTCCCCGCCAacgcgacggtgcagcagctgctgctgcaactcACCGTGGCGAAGCCGGAGCTGCGCCATGCACAAGCGATCCGCAATGATGCCCGTCACGTGACGCACCGCCTCACGCCAGCatctaccaccaccacaagtGGGCTCTCATCCAACGCACAAACACTGTTGCAAGCGGGCCTAGTTGGGCAAGGTGCAACGGCGGAGACGTTGGTAGTGCTAACGGCGGATGATGctcctgccgcggcgtcatcggctgcagcggcggcaccatcCCCAACGAAGGCCGTCACAGCACGCATTCTGGATCTGTTCGGGTGCGCCTCGGCGTCTCCGTCGGCAGGGGTGCGGCCCCAAGCCAGTGCCGACCCCAGCACGATGGACGAGCGCCAGctagagctgcagcgccgcatctACGCTCAaatccagcagcagcagataGACGAGAATCTGGCCAACGCGCTCGAGTACACGCCAGAGGCGTTCGCGAAGGTAGCGATGCTCTACGTGCCGTGCACCATCAACCAGGTGCTAGTGAAAGCCTTCGTCGACTCCGGCGCGCAGAACAGCATCATGAACAAGCGCACGGCGGAGCGGTGTGGGTTGATGCGGCTCGTCGACGTCCGCATgcgtggcgtcgccgtcggagTAGGGCGGCAGGAGATCTGCGGTCGCATTCACATGACCCCTGTGAACCTCGCAGGCATGTACatccccttcgccttctACGTGATCGAGGACCAGGCAATGGACTTGATCATCGGTCTCGACCAGCTGAGGCGCCATCAGATGATGATAGACCTCAAGCATAACTGTCTCACCATCGACAACATCAACGTCCCGTTCTTGCCGGAGAACGATCCGCCTGCGTTGACGGCgctggacgacgacgagaatGCTATGCACGCGCCGCGTCACCAGGAcccggcagcgacagccaTCCCTGCTTCCATccctgctgcaccggtgcTCTCGGAGGGCGAGCGGCAGGCTCGGATTGAAGGTTTCATGACGTTCTCGGGTATAACTGACCCCACGCAGGCGGCGGAATTGCTGGAGGCCGCCGACTGGGACCCCaacgtggcggcggcgctcctcttCGACACGTGAAAGACAAGGGAGGcgcccaccccgcccccacGTGCCCGCTACCGTTGCGCCTGTCTCCCATCTCTTCTTTATTGGATGCAAAACCGTGTCTTGTGATCGTCACTGGCCactcaccacctcctccgtggCATGGGCCAATGCTATTGCCCACGCCCACGGGCATTCAcgtcgcgcgtgcgtgtgtgagggtaCGTGTCctgcctcttcccttcccttcccttcccacccacccgcttACCGCTCTtgttctccccctctcccccttctccccctctctcgtcttCTTACTCGCACCCTCGCtcacggcgcacacgcacgcacgcacgcgcacactaGAAAGCGCATCGCCTTCATCTGTGCTTGCGCGTGGCCCATCGGCAACGCACTCGTTTTTCTCCGTTCGGATCTGCGGCCAAGGACGCGCTGCacgtgccactgccgctctttcgcctctttctcgcccACTGCGCAACGCAGCCCGCCCAACTCGCGTCCACGCACGCAAGGAGcgggtggggaagggggaacTCATGGCGTCCTCAGCTCCATCCAATTGCCtgagcggcgcggccgccaccgccaccacccccaccgctgcctctcaCGCAACGGCCAACTCCGTCGGCTTCATGCCCAAGATGGCGAGCCCACTGGCGCACGGCACTGCGAGCAACTACGTCCtcagcgacgcggccgccagccccgccgcctccccttcccacAGCGCAGGCGCCATTCCGCAAGAGCAGTCGAAGATGCTAGCCGGGATGCTGGCGAAGCTGCCGGAACTTGACCTAGGCGAGATGTCGCGCGTGAAGAGCTGTTTCTCTGCCGTGCTGGGCGAGGGACGCGAGAACATCGTCAacgcgctggagctgcgcgtgGTGCTCGGCGAGCTCGGCCTCTATCCGAGCGAGACGGAGCTCAACCTCATCCTCCGCGCCTACCGTGACCGCGTCAACCTCGTTACGCTGACGCAGTACCTGCGGCTTTATAAGAAGGAGTTCTGGGTCAAtcacgcggcggcggcggcggcggcggcagcagcagcaccagcagcagcggtgggcggagccggcgctgcacaCAGCGCGTCACTGTCTGTCGCTCCGCACTCCTATAAAGCGTTCAGTGGAAGTCATCCTATGG
Protein-coding sequences here:
- a CDS encoding DNA-damage inducible protein DDI1-like protein, which gives rise to MDERQLELQRRIYAQIQQQQIDENLANALEYTPEAFAKVAMLYVPCTINQVLVKAFVDSGAQNSIMNKRTAERCGLMRLVDVRMRGVAVGVGRQEICGRIHMTPVNLAGMYIPFAFYVIEDQAMDLIIGLDQLRRHQMMIDLKHNCLTIDNINVPFLPENDPPALTALDDDENAMHAPRHQDPAATAIPASIPAAPVLSEGERQARIEGFMTFSGITDPTQAAELLEAADWDPNVAAALLFDT